Proteins encoded in a region of the Ziziphus jujuba cultivar Dongzao chromosome 3, ASM3175591v1 genome:
- the LOC107422986 gene encoding sodium/proton antiporter 1 — translation MVRNITQADASMKAGIRALIFVLVFKALTGLLPFMGILLGLGVLLILTDAIHYGESETQKLKVSQVLESVGILRELANYLNAHILNVQLIASVIGVVLAVIDNVSLVATTVGMYDLTSFPIDSEFWLLIAFCAGTSRSMLVNGSAAGVAYVGMEKVDFFWLCW, via the exons ATGGTTAGGAACATTACTCAAGCTGACGCGTCTATGAAAGCTG GCATTAGAGCTTTAATTTTTGTTCTGGTGTTCAAGGCCCTTACTGGTTTGCTTCCTTTTATGGGTATCCTGCTTGGACTTGGAGTTCTTTTGATTCTTACTGATGCTATCCATTATGGTGAATCTGAAACGCAAAAGTTAAAAGTATCACAAGT CTTAGAGTCAGTTGGTATTCTTCGAGAATTGGCAAATTACCTGAATGCTCATATTCTAAATGTCCAACTAATTGCCAGTGTAATAGGGGTTGTATTAGCAGTCATAGACAATGTTTCACTAGTTGCTACAACTGTGGGAATGTATGACTTAACCTCCTTCCCCATAGATTCTGAATTTTGGCTGCTGATAGCATTTTGTGCTGGTACTAGTCGATCTATGCTTGTTAATGGCTCTGCAGCTGGGGTTGCTTATGTGGGGATGGAAAAGGTGGATTTCTTCTG GTTATGCTGGTAG